The DNA segment CTATCTGTCCGGTCTCGCAGAGGGTTGCAAGGTGGTACCGGAGCGTTCCAATGTTAACCCCCAGCCTGTGTGAGAGGGAAGCGTGGTTGATCCCGGGGTTCTCCCGGATGCAGAGGTATGCCGCACGGCGGGTGTCGTGTTCGAGAACGTTCTTTCTGGAGATCCTCCTCTGACCGAGAACGAGCCATACGGCTACTGATATGAGGAACTGCACCGGGAGGAAGAGCAGGGGTGCGGTCATGAAGACGAAGTCGAGCAGGATCAGCTTGAGCGGCACGTTCCAGATATATAGCGGGGCCGGATCGTCCGGTATCGTCTCCGGAAACTCCCCCTCACTTGATATGGTGCCGGCAGCACTCCCCGGGGCGATTATATGCAGGAGGACGAGGAGGAGCAGAGCAGTCCTCGCGAGAGGGAGTTGATTCCGCATTAAAAAGATCAGGCGGCCGGGAATATAAAAAAGGTGTGATTCATTCCGCCGTGGCTTCAAAAGTATAATCCTGCGTGCCCCGTACTATTTCTCCATAGACCTGGAACTGCCACGTTCCGGCCTTTGGCGAGGGGATCCACGTGCGGATCTGTGCGTCTTTATGGCCATCCAGATCGGTGTCGTGATAGTAGGCGTAGGTACTTCCACTCGGTGAGATGATCTTCAGCGTCAACGACTGCTGGGGAATGAACCAGTCCAGGTTCACAAACAGCGTTGAGCTACCGGGAGGTGCGTACGTGTTGTGATAGTGTGTCTCTCCCTGCTGTATGAGGTAAATTGCACGTATCCCCATGTCATTTTCCGGGATGTCCTCTTCCGGGGCGATGTTGCACATTCGTTGCTTCCGGCAAAAACCGGCGGTACCATCAGGACCAGCGCAAGCACCAGTGCGAAGATGCGGTTGTATGTCATTATATCACAGGAGAACTTCTCAAATACCTTCACTTAAGTTTTCTGTCGATCCTCTCTACACGTTCTCTGGTTGGAGATAGATTGATAGTCCGATGTGTGCCGGAGCAGGAGGGCTTGGACTATGCGATGGCGGAGAGGGCCTGTCGTGCAGGGTGGGCGCTGGTGTTGGGCCCTCCTGCAAAATGGGTGGCTTTGACAGGGACACGATTATCCGGTATCGATTTTTCCTTTGCCGCGTGGGTTTATTGTCGGTCGACGCAGTGTGAGTTTCCGGTTGACTGCGGGATGTTTTCGGAAGCAAAACGAATCGAACTGCCTCAACGTGTAGAGGGGTTCGACAGAAATCGTTTATAGAAGAACGTTGATTTCTCAACCGTGGGTGTCGCAGGCGGCGCCTGCAACGGTGCGGAGGTCCACCCGGCCAGTAACGAATCGGATGGGTGAACATCCCGCATGCCCGGAGGCAAAGGGAACGTATGCTCTTCCCGTACTTGAAGGTATGCCTCTCCGGTCTCCGGGAAAAGAAACTGGAGGAAAAATGCATGAATGGAAAAATTGGAATGCAGGTGTTCTCCTTGCTCTTGGCACTGATGCTGGTGAGCATGGTCGTGGTGTCTACAGTAAGTGCTCAGGACGTCTGTAGGGATGGGACGGCGTACTTTAGCAGCATACAACTATCCGACAAAGGGGGTAAAGTACACCTTACCAACCTCCCACCTGCTCAGGAGTACGAACTTGTGACTGTTAATCCCTCTCTCTTCGCTGTCGATGCCGGTTCAGGTAGACCTGTGGCAGTGGACATCCTTGGGAAGGAGTATCTTCTTGATCTTAAACAAGTGCCTGCTCCCATAGCAGAAGACGCCAAATGCATCGTGGTTAATGAATCCGGGACATTTACTGCCGATTTTCCTTGGATACAGTGTTATTCGGGGACGTTGACCGAGGATCCTGAGAGTTATGCCTTCTTCACAGTGGGTGATGGGGTGATTCTCGGGACAATCCGCCATGGTAACAACTCGTATACCATTGATCAGGTAGGTACAACCGAGGTTGGCGGGGTCCGGAAAATTGTGCATGCGATCTACAATGGTAGCACCGTAATTGATGTTAAGAGTCCCTTTGCATATGACTTGCAGGTTCCTGTCTCTCTTGAGGAGGTGGAAAAACTGGAGGAGAGTGAAAAAATGCTACGAGCCCAGAATCCGCAGATCGACCCTCGATCGGTAACTACTGTAACACTCTGTACCGCACACGACTGGCAGTTCCGGAACGCCTTTCCAAGCCCCAATTATGAAATGGCAAATATGATCGCCCAGATGGGCTCAGCGTTCTCTCCATCCGACATCGGTGTAGGGTTCCAGATTAACGCCTTCTGCGACATAGGTACAGTACTGGGTTCTACTACAAACCCCTATGATCTGCTCCAGGCTTTTGGGGAAAATATCAAGCCAGACCGTGACTATTCGGATAGTGACATTGCAGTGCTGTTCACCGGAAAAGAGCTCGACGGCGATACGATA comes from the Methanoculleus marisnigri JR1 genome and includes:
- a CDS encoding M12 family metallo-peptidase, with product MLFPYLKVCLSGLREKKLEEKCMNGKIGMQVFSLLLALMLVSMVVVSTVSAQDVCRDGTAYFSSIQLSDKGGKVHLTNLPPAQEYELVTVNPSLFAVDAGSGRPVAVDILGKEYLLDLKQVPAPIAEDAKCIVVNESGTFTADFPWIQCYSGTLTEDPESYAFFTVGDGVILGTIRHGNNSYTIDQVGTTEVGGVRKIVHAIYNGSTVIDVKSPFAYDLQVPVSLEEVEKLEESEKMLRAQNPQIDPRSVTTVTLCTAHDWQFRNAFPSPNYEMANMIAQMGSAFSPSDIGVGFQINAFCDIGTVLGSTTNPYDLLQAFGENIKPDRDYSDSDIAVLFTGKELDGDTIGITYDVPGSSGHAYAVVQMVNAGSTYQATFSQRCVNTAHEIGHVFGGKHQDSTGSPSYARAYHWKDWGIWDRYTAIWTPFMGDEAMLEFSSDTNHGDASHDNARRIYELKGTVAGYR
- a CDS encoding winged helix-turn-helix transcriptional regulator, whose amino-acid sequence is MRNQLPLARTALLLLVLLHIIAPGSAAGTISSEGEFPETIPDDPAPLYIWNVPLKLILLDFVFMTAPLLFLPVQFLISVAVWLVLGQRRISRKNVLEHDTRRAAYLCIRENPGINHASLSHRLGVNIGTLRYHLATLCETGQIVAERDHGFLRYYANGRAAREGEGYPINGTRKQILDLLARNPGIARKEVASALGISGASVTWHTGLLIRDGAIRSERDGRMVRYFPRRDIVFRADRSADPTG